The proteins below are encoded in one region of Calditrichota bacterium:
- a CDS encoding VWA domain-containing protein, translating into MSDYTDITIILDRSGSMEEIHEETILGFNNFIGEQQKLDKKATLTLVQFDHEYERVYEARDLKKIGSLNYKSYQPRGTTALLDAIGRTIIDTDSRVSEFKPEKVVVVIITDGYENASTEYNRNLIFSMIAKHKKWDIIFLGANQDAIKEAGDLGIASDSSLTFQCDNDGISDALLAVSENISALRQKKHKIRFTDDQRNKQKR; encoded by the coding sequence ATGAGTGACTACACAGATATAACAATTATTCTGGACAGGTCCGGGTCGATGGAAGAAATTCATGAAGAGACTATCCTCGGTTTCAACAACTTTATTGGAGAGCAGCAAAAACTGGATAAGAAGGCTACTTTGACTTTAGTGCAGTTTGATCATGAATATGAACGCGTTTATGAAGCCAGGGATTTAAAGAAAATTGGTTCACTGAATTATAAATCTTACCAACCTCGTGGGACCACAGCACTACTGGATGCTATTGGCAGAACAATTATTGACACGGATAGCAGGGTATCTGAATTCAAACCCGAGAAAGTGGTGGTGGTAATTATTACGGATGGTTATGAAAATGCCAGCACGGAATATAATCGAAATCTAATATTCAGTATGATCGCTAAGCATAAGAAATGGGATATTATATTTTTGGGCGCTAACCAGGATGCAATTAAAGAAGCGGGTGATCTTGGGATAGCAAGTGACAGCAGCTTAACCTTTCAGTGTGATAATGATGGTATTTCTGATGCACTTCTTGCTGTGTCTGAAAACATTTCAGCGTTACGCCAGAAAAAACACAAAATACGTTTTACAGATGATCAGAGAAATAAACAAAAAAGATAA
- a CDS encoding DUF1819 family protein, with protein MPKTNLQNYAFTFTAGGLLLDEILSLLDYLIENRVNELNDAIKKNDILKTNAMASRVRIVTEIRRRYKAVDSWVWTFLKNSNLDEQKLILFFVMLKATPIFFDFQSEVILEKWRSRDLHLDKNDVLYFFDKKTQVYPDIETRTEATRTKAATVIVRILRESGILVKNTINQPQAADYFWNYFIKHDEAWFLELALLPQHQRKELMDNYED; from the coding sequence ATGCCAAAGACTAATTTACAAAACTATGCATTTACCTTTACGGCAGGTGGTCTGTTGCTGGATGAGATACTTTCATTGCTTGACTATCTAATTGAAAATCGAGTTAATGAGTTAAATGATGCGATCAAGAAAAACGATATCCTTAAAACAAATGCAATGGCATCACGGGTCAGAATTGTAACTGAAATTCGTCGTAGATATAAAGCGGTCGATTCATGGGTCTGGACGTTTCTTAAGAATAGTAACCTTGATGAGCAAAAATTAATTCTGTTTTTTGTGATGCTCAAGGCAACACCCATTTTTTTTGATTTTCAAAGTGAAGTCATTCTAGAAAAATGGCGTTCAAGAGATCTTCATTTAGATAAAAATGATGTACTTTATTTTTTTGATAAAAAAACCCAAGTTTATCCAGATATAGAAACAAGAACAGAAGCAACTAGAACCAAAGCAGCAACAGTAATAGTGCGAATACTTAGAGAAAGTGGCATACTAGTAAAAAACACAATCAATCAGCCTCAGGCAGCGGATTATTTTTGGAATTATTTTATTAAACATGATGAAGCCTGGTTTCTCGAGTTAGCCTTGCTGCCACAACATCAACGCAAAGAATTAATGGATAACTATGAAGATTGA
- a CDS encoding DUF1788 domain-containing protein, giving the protein MKIEDLFIELADKDFQEPSTGNLFFPAYIYQYDPKKEYEIRQSIADLHGRLIRPDIYVDCLILNIFDEFITYLREQELLGESLLELILAQEKEDPEEALGLLSEHAHSDVFLEYLHNTATKHFNFPAKYKKVYLLLHGFGSIYPYLRSSEFLKNFEKHLSGAGYKLIVFYPGEYKNKYYHLFNMINDDNIYRATLLNPKV; this is encoded by the coding sequence ATGAAGATTGAAGATCTTTTTATTGAATTAGCTGACAAAGATTTCCAGGAACCTTCAACTGGTAATCTATTTTTCCCAGCATACATTTATCAATACGATCCTAAAAAAGAGTATGAGATCAGGCAAAGTATAGCTGATCTGCATGGTAGGTTAATCAGGCCGGATATTTATGTTGATTGCCTTATTCTCAATATCTTTGATGAATTTATTACTTATTTGCGTGAACAGGAGCTGCTTGGAGAATCATTGTTGGAGCTGATTTTAGCACAAGAAAAAGAAGATCCTGAAGAAGCCCTGGGCTTACTTAGCGAACATGCCCACAGTGATGTCTTTCTTGAATATCTGCATAACACGGCCACAAAACATTTTAATTTCCCTGCAAAATATAAAAAAGTCTATCTGCTGCTTCATGGCTTTGGCTCAATATATCCTTATTTAAGGTCGAGTGAATTTCTGAAGAATTTTGAAAAACATTTATCCGGGGCAGGCTATAAGCTTATAGTTTTTTACCCCGGTGAATATAAAAACAAATACTATCATCTGTTTAATATGATCAACGACGATAATATTTATCGCGCCACATTGCTAAACCCAAAAGTGTGA